TCTTCTCCTCCAACCTCCTCCGCGCCCTGGCCCAATCCCGGcgccgcggcggcggaggagtgggaggcggcggcagcagcggcGGGAGGGCCGTCCGCGAGGCGGCCGACAGGGCCCTGGCGGCGTCGGCCAAGGGGAGGACGCGGTGGAGCCGGGCCATCCTGGCGGGCCGGATCAGGATTAGCAAGTTCAGGAAGCGGAAGAGGCCCGCGGctgcggtggcggcggcggcggcggcggccgggcgGTCGAGGAAGCCGAGGGTGAGTGTGTCGCGGCTGAGGGGGAAGGGGATACCGGCCGTGCAGAGGAAGGTGAGGTTCCTCGGCCGGCTGGTCCCCGGCTGCCGGAAGGAGCCGTTGCCGGTGATACTCGAGGAAGCCACCGACTACATCGAGGCTCTGGAGATGCAGGTCAGGGCCATGAGCGAGCTCGCGCGGCTCCTCTCCGGCGGCGCCTCCGTCGGCGCCGGCTCGAGCTCCGGCTCTCCTCCCGAGCCGCTGCCGGGCCAGTGACTCCGGCTGCGCCGCCACGTGTCGGCCGGTCGCTCGGGACAACGACTTCCATTTTGTGAAGCCAATCTTTTGCCTTAAATTGTTTCTATCTTCTATATGATATTGTGAATATACATGcattgagtttttttcttttctctaatttcttcttcttcttctttcttcttttccaatggtattttagtttttttatcttcctcctaccaacctttttttttttttcgcaggATCAgtaatttttttcgattttaatAAACAAATTGATTGTCGCTCAACTTAGCAATATTATATGAAATCAATTGTGAGCAAAGTTGACATTGTCGAGGTTGTGAAAGGCGTGCAtgacttgaatttgattttgaagtCAGCTTAGGAAAAAGATTGATCTAGTTCGTTTTGTTTTTATGCAAATCTCATTATCTATGAATCCTATGCATTTTGGATTTAACCTTTTAAGTCAAACACGTTAGTTGTGAactaattaatttgattaaagtGCAGTGAACTGCAGTTTCTTGAAGCACTTActcaaagaataaaaaaaatcaaacttcaatttcttttgcaagAGTGATTGAGATGATTCGAAAATCCTCATAAGAATTTGTATCACTCAATGTAATAAATGTTTTGAATGATCTCATTACTCTTTCTATTTAATGAGTTAAGTTATTGCCCGCTTATTTAACCTTATCAATCAATTCATTAACCTAATCAAATCTTTCGGGACACTGTTAATTATGGTTATCAAACAAGTCTCATCTCATCATGTGTTGATTTTTGTAGTTTTCAACATTCAATTGGTTTATCGAAGATGTTCATGTGAGGATCTGCTAGAAATGGGTAATGCCTACGTAGTAGTTCAGTTGGCGTCTTAAATTCCAAATTAGTGAATAAGGCCAAAGGAATTTTTGTCCGAGGAGAATAATCGCAGGTGAATTCGAACCTTAAAACCTTCATACACGGAATCATCAAATACACGGAGTCCCCAGAGGCGTGGGTTTCCCTCCAGAAAAGTGCAAAGGAGGCGTTAAAACCGATTGAGAAGAAAGCCACTTTTGCTCTGTGAGGGAATCAACTACAGTGCCAAGAGAAATCGACAGAAAATATAACGATAAATAATGAATAACAATAACCAAATAAACTTAGAAAAAGGAGGTATATCATGGACCATTGATGATTGCCGCAAGAGAGGACCCCACCAGCCCATCAATTCTGGTTCAAACAGAAATGCCCGGTCGAGTCGAGTACTCAGATATTTCACAAAGCCCGTCGCTTTATGGTCGCACCTCGCCTTCCCCACGGAACCACTCGGATCATGCGTATCTAAATTGTCTTTCAcgagcttcttttcttttgtaagaaATACAGCGCGAGTCCACTAAAAAAGCACCCTTCATGCGTTATTATCAGctcttataataataataataataaaaaatttgatcaaatgatattttaagaaggatcgagagagagagagaaagggaggctATCAAGGGGGGTGGACCGGACCGGAATGGGCCTGGTTTCCGACAACAAAAGGGGTGGCTTTCCGTCCTCTCACTATCCCGTCCCCAGCTTGAATTCAATTGGAGCGCATGTTTGCCGCGAGGGTTGTCACTTCTCCGGCATTGTCCAGTTCGATCAGGACGGAATGGCAAAACCACGTTCGTTGCCCATCAATCCAAGCATTCTCTTCAAAGAATTAATAATTCTTTCAAAGCACTCGACCCAGCCGCCCCCGTGATGCGTGTCGAGAACTCGCCTCTCGAATTAGACCATAGCCAATATACCGAAGAATGATTCTTATTCCATGTTACGCAATAATCATAGTTATCTATCAAACCGGCCTCTTGTATAGGATGTTGTTTTCACCGGTTAGATATTATTCTAGGCCGGTCTCGCAACTAAAGTCAAATCCTATTCATGCATGACATAAGCAAGTAAATTAAATAGTTTCAGCACATTCCCTGTAATCTCATTACAATTTCAATTATACCAAAGCTTCAATTTCTCCATACTCGATCAATTGGATGATTCCAATCATCACTATTTAACTATAAAATTTAACCTAGTTTTTTGTGATCCATCAATCGAATTCATCCCAAAA
This region of Eucalyptus grandis isolate ANBG69807.140 chromosome 8, ASM1654582v1, whole genome shotgun sequence genomic DNA includes:
- the LOC104415244 gene encoding transcription factor bHLH148 → MSSSLISPNPIGTSNPAAAGADRSREAKTRRRKKKAQAQAQAQSKARSLSSKWKSQAQQQIFSSNLLRALAQSRRRGGGGVGGGGSSGGRAVREAADRALAASAKGRTRWSRAILAGRIRISKFRKRKRPAAAVAAAAAAAGRSRKPRVSVSRLRGKGIPAVQRKVRFLGRLVPGCRKEPLPVILEEATDYIEALEMQVRAMSELARLLSGGASVGAGSSSGSPPEPLPGQ